In one Chryseobacterium camelliae genomic region, the following are encoded:
- a CDS encoding nucleoside triphosphate pyrophosphohydrolase family protein yields MDKIDSLNQVAEFHTTFKAPILDTPQIPSPERCNLRVELLQEELNELKQAIADNNIVEIADALCDLQYVLSGAVLEFGLGSKFVELFNEVQRSNMSKACDNEEQAQETVEFYKAKDVESFYEKSGEKFNVYRQADHKVLKNKYYSPADLKTIIEK; encoded by the coding sequence ATGGATAAAATTGATAGTCTGAACCAAGTAGCAGAATTCCACACCACTTTCAAAGCCCCTATTTTAGATACTCCACAAATTCCTTCACCGGAAAGATGCAATCTTAGAGTTGAGCTTTTACAGGAAGAACTGAACGAATTAAAACAAGCAATCGCGGATAATAATATTGTAGAAATTGCTGATGCATTATGTGATTTGCAGTATGTTTTGAGTGGTGCTGTACTGGAGTTCGGACTTGGCAGCAAATTTGTAGAACTCTTCAACGAAGTTCAGCGTTCCAATATGTCGAAAGCTTGCGATAATGAAGAGCAGGCACAGGAAACCGTAGAATTTTACAAAGCAAAAGACGTAGAATCATTTTATGAAAAATCAGGTGAGAAATTCAATGTTTACAGACAGGCAGATCATAAAGTCCTGAAAAATAAATATTATTCTCCGGCTGATCTGAAGACAATTATCGAAAAATAA
- a CDS encoding DUF4230 domain-containing protein: protein MKNIRFIIPFLAGALLMVVLFFGLKSCLNLGGKTEQSDYYILTNQIAKMNKMVVIEQDFSTMQKTKMGYEFFGKEVSSNSIITFTKTNAQVSYDLNKMKIKVDSINKKLIITDLPEADIRITPSVEIQSLDDSFFNRISEKDIKNVTQKAKESAMKSVDQNKLRTEGHKQLMENLNNIFVLAKALNYSIDDQTGKLGILGL, encoded by the coding sequence TTGAAAAATATCAGATTCATCATACCGTTCTTAGCAGGAGCTCTGTTAATGGTAGTGCTTTTTTTCGGATTGAAATCTTGTCTGAATCTTGGAGGGAAAACCGAACAGTCCGACTATTATATTCTGACGAATCAGATTGCCAAGATGAATAAAATGGTGGTGATCGAGCAGGATTTTTCTACTATGCAGAAGACGAAAATGGGCTATGAGTTTTTCGGAAAAGAAGTTTCCAGCAACAGCATTATCACTTTCACCAAGACGAATGCGCAGGTTTCTTACGATCTTAATAAAATGAAGATTAAGGTCGATTCCATTAATAAAAAACTGATTATTACAGACCTTCCGGAAGCAGACATCAGGATTACACCCAGCGTGGAAATTCAGTCACTGGACGATTCTTTTTTCAACAGAATTTCTGAAAAAGACATTAAAAATGTGACGCAAAAAGCAAAAGAATCTGCCATGAAATCTGTGGATCAGAATAAGTTGAGAACGGAAGGACACAAGCAATTAATGGAAAATCTGAACAATATTTTCGTTTTGGCAAAGGCTTTGAATTATAGTATAGATGACCAGACCGGCAAGCTGGGTATTTTAGGACTGTAA
- a CDS encoding tetratricopeptide repeat-containing sensor histidine kinase, which translates to MYRLLLIFTLCICPFFAQAQDVLSRLEKEYNNASGKTTEQLNLAPKYATALFFHNLKSKSYQILENNIAIARRQTDGKYAIILYAVQAMNYRLDNKEAESLKSLEMAKMYSLKTNSDEAKGYFHYAKGWILTRNNKTTEAVTAYLKAIEYFENSPTTSTLYARFGNTAKELSTIYSNLNEYQLEEKYSKQFLLLASKQNDPNLTFDAYMRMGYVYEQKYAQHPSNTEFRNKTEQYYLQAINTFNKNKEAMLNRSSLSYAAINLANLYTGFDRNKAMQYARLANTVSLETGDAIHIASSFGILAELAIQDENYDLAKSYFLKASMEIGKSPVRDHNIELSILESLSQISEQQGNYKEALTYYKSYVEKYKSVYDQEKLNITKRLESQFDKERQEQKYIKLQLESDKKAQQIKLINILRAQREQVYNNLKLVEENQRERLRFSELESEKRAQQLRLSKLETEKKNNDLNTFKKLLAYKEKMNTYYIVFIVISIFLIILLFYAYKQRVRSMKQKNELYELALEKEKQNSKISTLTALLEGQEQERGRLARDLHDGLGGLLSGTKLQLSSLESHHSENIKEGISKSINQIDGAVEELRRVAHNLMPDLLMKYGLEAAVKEFASRMSNKTLDIHTEFINYSNSISEEKQLILYRIIQELVNNAIKHAQTSEIIIQISEEENVVNLTVEDNGKGFETTSVDVRKTAGFHNIESRVQFLKGTMNIRSELNIGTSIELQIPINPS; encoded by the coding sequence ATGTACAGGTTATTACTAATATTTACTTTATGTATTTGTCCGTTTTTTGCTCAGGCACAAGATGTTTTAAGCAGACTGGAAAAGGAATACAACAATGCTTCAGGCAAAACAACAGAGCAGTTAAATCTGGCTCCAAAATATGCTACAGCTTTATTTTTTCACAATTTAAAATCTAAATCTTACCAGATTTTAGAAAACAATATTGCCATCGCAAGAAGACAGACCGACGGGAAGTATGCCATCATTTTGTACGCTGTACAAGCCATGAACTATCGACTTGATAATAAAGAAGCTGAGTCTTTAAAAAGCCTGGAAATGGCAAAAATGTATAGCTTAAAAACAAATAGTGATGAAGCTAAGGGGTACTTTCACTATGCAAAGGGCTGGATTCTGACCCGTAATAATAAAACGACAGAAGCTGTTACCGCTTATCTGAAAGCAATTGAATATTTCGAGAACTCACCGACAACCTCTACGCTGTACGCAAGATTTGGTAATACAGCTAAAGAGCTGTCTACGATCTATTCCAACCTTAATGAATATCAGCTGGAAGAAAAATACAGCAAACAGTTTTTGTTGTTGGCATCCAAACAAAATGATCCTAACCTTACCTTTGATGCCTATATGCGAATGGGGTACGTGTATGAGCAGAAGTACGCTCAACATCCATCAAATACTGAGTTTAGAAATAAGACAGAGCAGTATTATCTGCAGGCTATTAACACCTTCAATAAAAATAAAGAGGCGATGCTCAACAGGAGCAGCCTTTCCTATGCCGCCATCAATTTAGCCAACTTATATACCGGTTTTGACAGAAATAAAGCCATGCAATATGCCCGTCTAGCCAATACAGTGAGCCTGGAAACCGGAGATGCCATTCATATTGCTTCTTCATTCGGAATTTTGGCTGAGTTGGCCATACAGGATGAAAATTATGATCTAGCCAAGTCGTACTTTCTAAAAGCTTCCATGGAAATTGGAAAAAGCCCGGTCAGAGATCATAATATAGAATTATCCATTCTTGAATCCCTCTCTCAGATCAGTGAACAGCAAGGTAATTATAAAGAAGCGCTCACTTACTATAAAAGTTATGTGGAAAAATATAAAAGTGTTTATGATCAGGAAAAGCTGAATATTACCAAAAGATTGGAGTCCCAGTTTGATAAGGAACGTCAGGAACAAAAGTACATAAAACTGCAACTGGAAAGCGATAAAAAAGCACAGCAGATTAAGCTGATCAATATTCTTAGGGCACAACGGGAACAGGTGTACAATAACTTAAAACTGGTAGAAGAAAATCAAAGGGAGCGACTCAGGTTTTCAGAACTCGAATCCGAAAAGAGGGCCCAACAACTTCGTTTGTCAAAATTAGAAACTGAAAAGAAAAATAACGATCTCAATACCTTTAAAAAACTTTTAGCCTACAAGGAAAAAATGAATACCTATTATATTGTTTTTATTGTGATTTCTATCTTTTTGATCATCTTATTATTTTATGCTTATAAGCAACGTGTAAGGTCAATGAAGCAAAAAAATGAACTGTATGAATTAGCCTTGGAAAAAGAAAAACAGAATTCAAAAATATCCACACTTACCGCTTTGCTTGAAGGGCAGGAGCAGGAGCGTGGCCGCTTGGCCCGTGATCTTCATGACGGATTGGGTGGTTTGCTTTCAGGAACAAAACTTCAGTTGTCATCACTAGAATCTCATCATTCCGAAAATATAAAAGAGGGAATTTCAAAATCGATTAACCAAATTGATGGCGCAGTAGAAGAATTAAGGCGCGTTGCCCATAATTTAATGCCTGATTTATTAATGAAATATGGTTTGGAAGCAGCCGTCAAAGAGTTTGCTTCCCGCATGTCTAATAAGACATTAGATATCCATACCGAATTTATCAATTACAGCAATTCTATATCAGAGGAAAAACAATTGATTTTGTACAGAATCATTCAGGAACTGGTCAATAATGCCATAAAACATGCCCAAACTTCAGAAATCATTATTCAGATCAGTGAAGAAGAAAATGTCGTAAATCTTACGGTAGAAGACAATGGCAAAGGTTTCGAAACAACCAGTGTAGACGTAAGAAAAACAGCTGGTTTTCATAATATAGAATCAAGAGTTCAGTTTTTAAAAGGAACAATGAACATCAGATCCGAACTGAATATCGGTACCAGTATAGAACTTCAAATTCCAATTAATCCATCATGA
- a CDS encoding tetratricopeptide repeat protein, with the protein MAHRIYLYNYDQKTNQSFDTYLGEWNYEIPLLLYPLIAENIKLEGVDFLSDREQGIVQLRYFFNLLADTYQLHYKKAYHEPVNKMFEFLEALPYDSFVLNATDVFNMNEEKHKVQAKEWLVEIQQKSKLFKKAVETQNLSLLDSLVSYTGYSSFLEILQTDWINYGFGYFEELAYKQIASSIFEENGKFGLKDAKDKILAPAIYDEIFEADYHYGISVIQKEGLFGYLQNDGKELVPPLYEDAFDVFDFASEPLGEVKVNGKSGILKVYSNTWMIPADYDAIERVTYGFLSVEKDGKFGVYHDESGIILPVESENPYEYDYFPELFFTKQEGTGKRRYYTEEGNYLGDFVEGSILKTSASFWIKPNKFDKKGKLINEKGKLIIDEADQLILIDNFEALAIRKDKNWKIYHTTQHRFLLENEYITKVKAELNTGNKSNIFILETQNGLGLFDADNTTWLIAPHTGIKQIRYLDNGFLSVQKKEGYQLLDFEKGLSAEIYDYISNPLNYRREEGLLFLYRGDNMFRMHEDKSIHPVEVPGYGSIYLDRFSFRGKDLEYFVSFYNRWKDRAGSNSEQFMDVEVIKKMAFDAKESQNYREALRLFELAAQKNDADSWVEIGLLLTDPEIEALFDPQKGIVYYEKAAQQNHPAAWNNIGAMYHNGIGYPLNIKKAIRAYERGAELGDGMALTNLGDLYYFGELVIQDYDKALDFYQKAEKEYYYNYDKISEIYYQQRDYSNLLVYLKKDYDQSYSGIYYGIIYEHGLGVKVNLKKAIKYYEQANTYSAYEYATQRLVYYYSEDPEFKNEKKFRKWKSFAEQNDFEID; encoded by the coding sequence ATGGCACACCGGATTTATTTATACAATTACGATCAGAAAACAAATCAATCTTTTGATACTTATTTAGGCGAATGGAACTACGAAATTCCATTATTGCTGTACCCTCTCATTGCAGAAAATATCAAATTGGAAGGTGTTGATTTTTTATCAGACAGAGAACAGGGAATTGTTCAGTTGCGTTATTTCTTCAATTTGCTGGCAGATACCTATCAGTTACATTACAAAAAAGCTTACCACGAACCCGTTAATAAAATGTTTGAATTTCTGGAAGCATTACCTTATGATTCTTTTGTATTGAATGCCACAGATGTTTTTAATATGAACGAAGAAAAGCATAAAGTACAGGCAAAAGAGTGGTTGGTAGAGATTCAGCAGAAAAGTAAACTGTTTAAAAAAGCGGTAGAAACCCAGAATCTTTCATTATTAGATTCCTTGGTTTCTTACACGGGTTATTCTTCATTTCTTGAGATTTTACAAACCGATTGGATTAATTATGGTTTTGGATATTTTGAAGAACTTGCTTATAAGCAGATCGCATCTTCTATATTTGAAGAAAATGGAAAATTCGGTTTAAAGGATGCGAAAGATAAAATTTTGGCTCCCGCAATATATGATGAAATTTTTGAAGCAGATTATCATTACGGTATATCGGTAATTCAAAAAGAAGGATTATTCGGTTACCTGCAAAATGACGGAAAAGAATTGGTTCCACCACTGTATGAAGATGCTTTTGATGTGTTCGATTTTGCATCGGAACCTTTGGGTGAGGTAAAAGTAAACGGAAAATCAGGAATTTTAAAGGTGTATTCAAATACCTGGATGATTCCAGCTGATTATGATGCAATAGAAAGAGTGACTTATGGATTTTTAAGCGTAGAAAAAGACGGAAAATTTGGAGTTTATCATGATGAAAGCGGAATCATTCTTCCTGTCGAAAGCGAAAATCCGTATGAGTATGATTATTTTCCGGAACTGTTTTTTACTAAACAAGAAGGAACCGGCAAGCGCAGATATTATACGGAAGAAGGAAACTATCTGGGAGATTTTGTAGAAGGCAGCATCTTAAAAACCAGTGCCAGTTTTTGGATTAAGCCGAATAAATTTGACAAAAAAGGAAAACTGATCAATGAAAAAGGCAAGCTTATTATAGACGAGGCAGATCAACTGATTTTAATAGACAATTTTGAAGCATTGGCTATCCGTAAAGATAAAAACTGGAAGATTTATCACACTACACAACACCGGTTTTTGTTGGAAAATGAATACATTACAAAAGTAAAAGCAGAATTAAATACAGGGAATAAAAGCAACATTTTCATCCTTGAAACTCAAAACGGATTAGGTCTTTTTGATGCGGATAATACGACCTGGCTCATTGCTCCTCATACCGGAATTAAACAGATTCGCTACCTGGATAATGGATTTCTTTCGGTTCAAAAAAAGGAAGGTTATCAATTGCTTGATTTTGAAAAAGGTCTGTCTGCCGAAATATACGACTACATTTCTAATCCTCTGAATTATAGAAGAGAAGAAGGTTTATTATTTCTGTACCGAGGTGACAATATGTTCAGAATGCATGAAGATAAAAGCATTCATCCGGTAGAGGTTCCCGGGTATGGATCGATTTATCTGGACCGGTTTTCATTTCGGGGAAAAGATCTGGAATATTTTGTTTCCTTTTATAATCGTTGGAAAGATAGGGCAGGAAGCAACTCCGAACAATTCATGGATGTTGAAGTTATTAAAAAAATGGCTTTTGACGCCAAAGAAAGTCAAAATTACAGAGAAGCTTTACGTTTATTTGAATTAGCTGCACAAAAAAATGATGCCGACAGTTGGGTAGAAATCGGTTTATTGCTTACTGATCCTGAAATTGAAGCATTATTTGACCCTCAAAAAGGAATTGTGTATTATGAAAAAGCGGCACAACAAAATCACCCTGCAGCATGGAATAATATCGGTGCTATGTATCATAACGGAATCGGATATCCTCTGAATATCAAAAAAGCCATCCGGGCATACGAAAGAGGAGCTGAGCTTGGTGACGGAATGGCACTTACCAATTTAGGGGATTTGTATTATTTTGGAGAGCTGGTAATACAGGATTACGATAAAGCATTGGATTTCTATCAAAAAGCAGAAAAGGAATACTATTATAATTACGATAAAATTTCAGAAATCTATTATCAGCAAAGAGACTATAGCAATCTTTTGGTATATTTAAAGAAAGACTACGACCAGTCTTACTCGGGAATTTATTATGGTATTATTTATGAACATGGATTGGGAGTAAAAGTAAATTTAAAGAAAGCCATTAAGTATTACGAACAAGCGAATACTTACAGTGCCTATGAATATGCCACCCAACGTCTGGTATATTATTATAGTGAAGATCCGGAATTTAAAAATGAAAAGAAATTCCGGAAGTGGAAATCTTTCGCTGAACAGAATGACTTCGAAATCGATTAG
- the thrS gene encoding threonine--tRNA ligase has protein sequence MIKITLPDNSVREFEAGVTPLDVAKSISEGLARNTISAVVNDKQVETTTPITTDSTVQLLTWNDDLGKKAFWHSSAHLLAQAILEFYPNAKLTIGPAIEKGFYYDVDFGDESLSDKDFEKIEKKVLENAKKGSTFSLYPVSKEEALKVYADNPYKVELISNLNDGEITFVTHDDFTDLCRGGHIPNTSIVKAMKILNAAGAYWRGNENNPQLTRVYGISFPKQKDLTEYLELLEEAKKRDHRKLGKELGIFAFSEKVGQGLPLWLPKGAALRKKLENFLSEAQKKAGYEFVISPHIGAKELYVTSGHWDKYGADSFQPIKTPNEGEEFMLKPMNCPHHCEIYKTSQWSYRDLPKRYAEFGTVYRYEQSGELHGLTRVRGFTQDDAHLFCTPDQLMDEFKKTIDLVLYVFGSLGFADFTAQISLRDPNNKEKYIGTDENWEKAENAIVTAATEKGLNTVTEYGEAAFYGPKLDFMVKDALGRKWQLGTIQVDYNLPERFDLWYTGNDGEKHRPVMIHRAPFGSMERFIAILIENTAGDFPLWLAPDQFIILPISEKYVDYAKKVSQLLENHDISGLIDDRNEKTGKKIRDAELKKIPFMIVVGENEENDGTISVRRRVEGDLGAMKIEDFVAYFKEASKTGFEFNA, from the coding sequence ATGATAAAAATTACACTTCCAGACAATAGCGTCAGAGAATTCGAGGCGGGAGTTACTCCGCTAGATGTGGCAAAATCTATAAGCGAGGGATTGGCTAGAAATACCATTTCCGCAGTTGTAAATGACAAACAAGTAGAGACGACCACACCTATAACCACGGATTCTACGGTACAGTTGTTGACCTGGAATGATGATCTTGGTAAGAAGGCATTCTGGCATTCTTCAGCCCACCTTTTGGCGCAGGCGATCCTTGAATTTTATCCTAATGCTAAGCTTACCATTGGTCCTGCAATTGAAAAAGGATTCTATTATGATGTAGACTTCGGTGACGAAAGTTTATCTGATAAAGACTTCGAGAAAATCGAGAAAAAAGTGTTGGAAAACGCTAAAAAAGGTTCAACGTTCTCGTTGTACCCGGTTTCTAAAGAAGAAGCTTTAAAAGTGTATGCTGACAATCCTTATAAAGTGGAATTGATTTCTAATCTTAATGACGGAGAAATCACTTTTGTTACCCACGACGATTTCACAGATCTTTGTCGTGGAGGACACATTCCGAACACAAGTATTGTGAAGGCAATGAAGATTTTAAATGCTGCCGGAGCCTATTGGAGAGGAAATGAAAACAATCCTCAATTAACGAGAGTTTATGGTATTTCTTTCCCAAAACAGAAAGATTTAACCGAATACCTTGAGCTTTTAGAAGAAGCTAAAAAGAGAGATCACAGAAAACTAGGTAAAGAATTAGGAATTTTTGCTTTTTCTGAAAAAGTGGGTCAGGGATTACCTTTATGGTTACCAAAAGGAGCGGCTTTAAGAAAAAAATTAGAAAACTTCCTTTCTGAAGCTCAGAAAAAAGCAGGTTACGAGTTTGTAATTTCTCCGCACATCGGGGCAAAGGAATTGTATGTAACTTCAGGACACTGGGATAAATATGGAGCAGACAGCTTCCAGCCTATTAAAACTCCGAATGAAGGAGAAGAATTTATGCTGAAGCCAATGAACTGTCCGCATCACTGTGAGATTTATAAAACTTCACAATGGAGCTACAGGGATTTACCTAAAAGATATGCAGAATTTGGTACAGTATACAGATATGAGCAAAGTGGTGAACTTCACGGCTTAACGAGAGTTCGTGGGTTTACTCAGGATGATGCGCATTTATTCTGTACTCCTGATCAGTTGATGGATGAGTTTAAGAAAACGATTGATTTGGTTCTTTATGTTTTTGGTTCGCTAGGCTTTGCTGATTTTACAGCACAGATTTCATTAAGAGATCCGAATAACAAAGAAAAATATATCGGAACTGATGAAAACTGGGAGAAAGCTGAAAATGCAATTGTAACCGCTGCCACTGAAAAAGGTTTAAATACAGTAACTGAATACGGTGAAGCTGCATTCTATGGTCCTAAACTAGATTTCATGGTGAAAGATGCCTTAGGAAGAAAATGGCAGTTAGGAACCATTCAGGTGGATTATAACCTGCCGGAAAGATTCGATCTTTGGTATACAGGAAATGATGGTGAAAAGCACAGACCTGTAATGATTCACAGAGCGCCATTTGGTTCTATGGAAAGATTTATCGCGATTCTGATTGAAAATACAGCCGGAGATTTCCCATTGTGGCTGGCGCCGGATCAATTCATCATTTTACCAATCAGTGAGAAATATGTAGATTATGCTAAAAAAGTTTCTCAATTACTGGAAAATCACGATATTAGCGGATTAATTGATGACAGAAACGAGAAGACGGGTAAAAAGATTCGTGATGCAGAATTGAAGAAGATTCCATTCATGATTGTGGTGGGAGAAAATGAAGAAAATGATGGCACAATTTCTGTAAGAAGACGTGTTGAAGGTGATTTAGGAGCCATGAAAATTGAGGATTTCGTTGCTTATTTTAAAGAAGCGTCAAAAACAGGATTTGAGTTTAATGCTTAA
- the infC gene encoding translation initiation factor IF-3: MINDKIRVRELRLVGDNVEPGIYPIDKARQIAAEQELDLVVISDKAEPFIARVLEYKKFLYEQKKKQKELKAKQVKVVVKEIRFGPQTDDHDYEFKKKHAEKFLEEGSKLKTYVFFKGRSIIFKDQGEILLLKLAQELEHVGKVDQLPKLEGKRMIMMMSPKKPAK, encoded by the coding sequence TTGATCAACGATAAAATTCGTGTGAGAGAGCTTCGTTTAGTGGGAGATAACGTAGAGCCGGGAATTTATCCGATTGACAAAGCAAGACAAATTGCTGCGGAACAGGAATTGGACTTAGTAGTAATTTCCGATAAGGCAGAACCGTTTATTGCAAGAGTATTGGAATATAAAAAATTCTTATACGAGCAAAAGAAAAAGCAAAAGGAGCTAAAAGCTAAGCAGGTAAAAGTAGTTGTGAAAGAAATTCGTTTCGGTCCTCAGACAGATGATCACGATTATGAATTCAAGAAAAAGCATGCTGAAAAATTCCTTGAAGAAGGTTCGAAACTGAAAACCTACGTATTTTTTAAAGGACGTTCCATTATCTTTAAAGATCAGGGAGAAATCTTGCTTTTAAAACTGGCTCAGGAACTGGAGCACGTTGGAAAAGTAGACCAGCTTCCTAAACTTGAAGGAAAGAGAATGATTATGATGATGAGTCCTAAAAAACCAGCAAAATAA
- a CDS encoding TlpA family protein disulfide reductase encodes MKKFITNVAVISCLVLTAQQFSAQKVVVNREVETTNDGKMLLGHQLKDQFLKAPYADWYVKEHDEYAMDQKAINDLKKDKINSYNIIVFMGTWCEDSHRDFPRLMKILEEVKYPDNKLTIIAVNRKKESPAGDEGRYNIQKVPTIIVEKYGKEIGRIIEMPTTGYIERDLVNILKKDDQSVINEIIK; translated from the coding sequence ATGAAAAAATTCATTACAAATGTTGCCGTGATTTCATGTTTGGTTCTTACAGCCCAACAGTTCAGTGCTCAAAAAGTAGTGGTAAACCGCGAAGTTGAAACAACTAATGACGGCAAAATGCTTTTGGGACATCAATTAAAAGATCAGTTCCTGAAAGCTCCGTATGCAGACTGGTATGTAAAAGAACATGACGAGTATGCCATGGACCAAAAAGCCATCAATGATCTTAAAAAAGATAAAATCAACTCCTACAATATCATTGTTTTCATGGGAACATGGTGTGAAGACAGCCATAGAGATTTTCCGAGACTGATGAAAATATTGGAGGAAGTGAAATATCCGGACAATAAGCTGACGATTATTGCGGTAAATCGTAAAAAAGAATCTCCTGCCGGAGACGAAGGTCGTTATAATATTCAGAAAGTTCCGACGATCATTGTTGAAAAATATGGTAAGGAAATCGGAAGAATCATAGAAATGCCTACTACGGGCTATATTGAAAGAGATTTAGTGAATATTCTGAAGAAAGACGACCAATCTGTAATCAATGAAATCATAAAATAA
- a CDS encoding response regulator: MIKVAITDDHPLLLEGLKNILGNSDTIDVVDCFKSVSEMNSGLEKQAIDILLLDINLADTNSIELIKPLKKKYEDLQIIMLSVHNELPVINSTLAEGALGYIQKNASVSEILEGIATVYSGERFLCSQTQSVLEKKSSDGLNQVPRLTRREKEILAEAAKGLTTNQMAEKLFISPHTVESHRKNLIEKFQASNLSSAIKLAIEYGLIIE; the protein is encoded by the coding sequence ATGATAAAAGTAGCTATAACAGACGATCATCCTCTTCTATTGGAAGGGCTTAAAAATATTTTAGGAAATAGCGATACCATTGATGTAGTAGATTGCTTCAAAAGTGTTTCAGAAATGAATTCAGGACTGGAAAAGCAAGCGATCGATATTTTATTGCTGGACATCAATCTGGCAGACACCAACAGCATCGAACTTATAAAACCTTTAAAGAAAAAATACGAGGATCTTCAGATTATTATGTTGAGTGTTCACAACGAACTACCTGTAATTAACAGCACATTGGCGGAGGGGGCATTGGGATACATTCAGAAAAATGCTTCCGTTTCCGAAATCCTGGAAGGTATTGCTACCGTATATTCCGGTGAAAGGTTTTTATGTTCACAAACCCAATCTGTTTTGGAGAAAAAATCATCGGACGGGTTAAATCAAGTTCCGAGATTAACACGAAGAGAAAAGGAAATCTTAGCAGAAGCCGCGAAAGGGCTTACAACCAATCAAATGGCAGAAAAGCTCTTTATCAGCCCGCACACGGTAGAAAGTCACCGGAAAAATCTTATTGAAAAATTTCAGGCTTCCAATCTGAGTTCGGCTATTAAATTAGCCATAGAATATGGTTTGATTATCGAATAA
- a CDS encoding glycohydrolase toxin TNT-related protein (This protein contains a domain related to Tuberculosis Necrotizing Toxin, which is the C-terminal effector domain of outer membrane channel protein CpnT, and which has a lethal NAD+-glycohydrolase activity.), producing the protein MKHLFKYLFFFAITSFSMACSSDNESETDIPPVKTVFYKNANEFALTYDTGGTVDQASRDQIFELYRKGQWGSLEVIFKGSKLNGGWPPANGGYNIVDDVPLQAGQKFDRYSGAIGNYNGTGVPTLGGSFTSPIINGYTYTFSQRALNQPENTYDFYYEIDVLNNVLPFKSQTADVIPWFGQVGGGKQTMWKIPIDITTGYQKTWNKLAQEGYVKIIIKKSPSGKYNNLVGTVIQ; encoded by the coding sequence ATGAAGCATTTATTTAAGTATTTATTTTTTTTCGCAATTACTTCTTTTTCAATGGCGTGCAGCTCAGACAATGAGTCGGAAACGGATATACCACCTGTTAAAACCGTATTCTACAAAAACGCCAACGAATTTGCTTTAACCTACGATACGGGCGGAACTGTAGACCAGGCATCAAGAGATCAGATCTTTGAGCTCTACAGAAAAGGGCAATGGGGATCATTAGAAGTTATTTTCAAAGGTAGTAAACTAAACGGAGGATGGCCTCCGGCAAACGGAGGATACAATATTGTTGATGATGTACCTTTACAGGCCGGACAGAAATTCGACAGATACAGCGGGGCGATTGGTAATTATAACGGAACCGGCGTTCCTACTTTGGGAGGAAGCTTTACAAGCCCGATCATCAACGGATATACGTATACTTTTTCGCAAAGAGCCTTAAATCAGCCTGAAAATACATATGATTTCTATTATGAGATCGATGTTTTAAATAATGTATTACCTTTCAAATCCCAAACGGCAGATGTAATTCCTTGGTTTGGTCAGGTTGGAGGCGGAAAGCAGACGATGTGGAAAATTCCGATCGATATTACAACAGGATATCAGAAAACTTGGAATAAATTAGCACAAGAAGGATATGTGAAAATCATCATTAAAAAAAGTCCGAGCGGAAAGTACAATAACCTGGTAGGAACGGTGATACAATAA